The following is a genomic window from Pseudomonadota bacterium.
CGTGCGGTTGCCCTTGCGCTGATTGCAGCGGCGACAGGCCGTGATGACGTTGGTCCACGCGTGTGCGCCGCCCTTGGACAGCGGGACGATATGATCCTGGGTCAGATGCGCGATGGCGAAGTGTTGCCCGCAGTACATGCAGTGGTACTGGTCTCGGCTGAACAAGGCCTTTTTTGACAAGCGTGGAACATGGTCCATTCGCGTGTGCATGTGCCCCTTGCACGCGATGATGCCGTGCAGGCCGAGCGTGGATCTTTCGCCGGTGTGCCGGTTGTGGCCACCGGTGATGTCCACCAGCGTGTCGCCCAGTGTCCAACCGATCAGGTCACGTGCGTACAGGCACGCGGCTTCCTGCCAGGTCACCCAGTCAATCGGTGCGCCGGCCATGTTGAGCCGCAGCACTTTCAGGCTGGAGAGGTCCTCCATCGAGCCTCACTCCCGTGTTGAGTTCGCGCAGCAAGACCAATAGCATTGCCAAACCCCGTTTGGCAACCACCCCACTGGGCAACACGCCTCGATGACCTGTGCACGCGAGCTCAGACGCTCCTACGACGGCTGGATCTACGCGCTGCGGCGCTCGTCGCGCGCGCGTCGGTTGCGTTTGCAATACTGCCCGGACACCGGGCTGAGTCTGGTTGTGCCCGAGCGCGTCACGGTGGCGGAGGCCGAGGCCTTTTTGCGGTCACAGCGTGACTGGATCGCG
Proteins encoded in this region:
- a CDS encoding HNH endonuclease gives rise to the protein MEDLSSLKVLRLNMAGAPIDWVTWQEAACLYARDLIGWTLGDTLVDITGGHNRHTGERSTLGLHGIIACKGHMHTRMDHVPRLSKKALFSRDQYHCMYCGQHFAIAHLTQDHIVPLSKGGAHAWTNVITACRRCNQRKGNRTPEACNMPILAVPYKPNRAEYLALVNSKRIRGDQMAFLSAHFSRNWRPH